One Streptosporangium becharense genomic window, CCATCGCCCAGGCCGCGGGCCGGGGGGTGGCCGCCCGCGCGGCCACCGGCGTCACGCGGCGCTACTGGGTCGACGCGCACACCGTGCGCCGCTCGTACGACCTGACGCTGCGCACGAGGTTCAACGCCCTGCTGATAGAGACACCGGCCGGGGGACCGTGCCGGATCTTCCTGAGCGTCGCCGGGGAGGACATCCTCATCCCGCACGGCGGCGCGTGGCAGGTGAGCCGAAGAACGATCTTCCACGACGACGCGGGCTGATCCGCCCGCCGCCCGGCAGGGCCGCCCC contains:
- a CDS encoding nuclear transport factor 2 family protein, translating into MRSLTEPGGYRAVPPPGASGASIETLHQKVRQFYVLQAQLLDRGDVEAWAATFTEDAVFVQSSHRDRVFAGNSSPERRGRPAIAQAAGRGVAARAATGVTRRYWVDAHTVRRSYDLTLRTRFNALLIETPAGGPCRIFLSVAGEDILIPHGGAWQVSRRTIFHDDAG